One Cryobacterium roopkundense genomic region harbors:
- a CDS encoding low molecular weight protein-tyrosine-phosphatase, translating to MSFPSLSPDESTPFRIIFVCTGNICRSPMAELVLRDLITRSGLGRLVTTSSAGTGDWHVGEQADTRAVAALAARGYDGSHHRARQFDPAWFADLDLVVVLDRTQDRILRNWATTDKDRDKVRLLLSFDPDQAPLSDVPDPYYSDDALFASVLGMIERANQALFTQLAPAIRQGDR from the coding sequence ATGAGTTTCCCGTCGCTCAGCCCCGATGAGTCGACGCCTTTTCGAATCATTTTCGTATGTACGGGAAACATCTGCCGCTCCCCGATGGCCGAGCTCGTGCTGCGCGATCTGATCACGCGGTCTGGTCTTGGGCGCCTCGTCACCACGAGCTCCGCCGGCACGGGCGACTGGCATGTGGGCGAGCAGGCCGACACACGCGCGGTCGCCGCGCTGGCCGCGCGCGGCTACGACGGCAGCCACCACAGGGCGCGCCAGTTCGATCCTGCCTGGTTCGCGGATCTTGACCTTGTCGTCGTGCTCGACCGCACCCAGGACCGCATCCTGCGCAACTGGGCCACCACCGACAAAGACCGCGACAAGGTGCGTCTGCTGCTCAGTTTCGACCCGGACCAGGCTCCTCTCAGCGACGTCCCAGACCCCTACTATTCCGACGATGCGCTCTTTGCCTCGGTATTAGGCATGATTGAGAGAGCAAACCAGGCGCTTTTCACGCAACTTGCGCCGGCAATACGACAGGGAGACCGATGA